From Solea solea chromosome 20, fSolSol10.1, whole genome shotgun sequence, one genomic window encodes:
- the LOC131446984 gene encoding tripartite motif-containing protein 16-like, whose protein sequence is MAGVQLHRETFSCSICLDLLKDPVALNCGHSFCKNCIKDHWDSEEQKRIYSCPQCREIFTPRPELKKNTMLADLVEELKKTGLHTAPAHHCYAGAEDVACDFCTGRKLKALMSCLVCLVSYCEEHLQPHHQSPAFKKHKLVEPSKNLQENICPHHNKMMDLFCRTDKQCICSLCSVDEHKDHDTVSAAAERTHKQRDLDLSREEIQQRLQDRDRDVKVLQQERKTLTLSADKAVEDTDESFAEMMLLLQRRSSDVKQQIRSKLDTEARRVRDAEEKLQQEITELKKREAELKQLSLTHDHNQFLLNYRSLSALSPSTHSSTIHVRPLRHFEDVTVAVAKVRGQLQDFLTEMWTNISLAVAEVDVLLTEPEPEPKTRAEFFRYSQEIKLDPNTAQTRLLLSEGNRKVTTMDKNQSYPDRTDRLTRYYQVMSKESLTGRCYWEVEWTGGGVSVALTYKNFSRSGPESLFGYNDKSWALYCYQNRCLFVHNNIKTDVSDVTVSRVGVYLDHRAGLLSFYRVSDTMTLLHKVQTTFTETLYAGVCFLCFSPGDTAEFCKLKSSGVLSAAVS, encoded by the coding sequence ATGGCAGGAGTTCAGCTGCACAGAGAAACCTTCTCTTGTTCCATCTGTTTGGATCTTCTGAAGGATCCTGTGGCTCTTAACTGTGGACACAGCTTCTGTAAGAACTGTATTAAAGACCACTGGGACTCAGAGGAGCAGAAGAGGATTtacagctgccctcagtgtaGAGAGATCTTCACACCGAGGCCtgaactgaagaaaaacaccatgttagcagatttagtggaggagctgaagaagactgGACTCCACACTGCTCCTGCTCatcactgctatgctggagctgaagatgtggcctgtgatTTCTGCACTGGCAGGAAACTTAAAGCTCTCAtgtcctgtttggtttgtttggtttcttactgtgaggaacatctccagcctcatcatcaatcacctgcatttaagaaacacaagctgGTGGAGCCGTCCAAGAACCTCCAGGAGAACATCTGCCCTCATCACAATAAGATGATGGACTTGTTCTGCCGCACTGATAAGCAGTGTATctgttctctctgctctgtggacgaACATAAAGACCACGACAcggtctcagctgcagcagagaggacaCACAAGCAGAGAGACCTGGATCTGAGTCGAGAAGAAatccagcagagactccaggacagagacagagacgtgaaggtgcttcaacaggagaggaagactctcactctctctgctgataaagCTGTAGAGGACACAGACGAGAGCTTCGCTGAGATGATGCTTCTCCTGCAGAGGAGAAGCTCTGACgtgaagcagcagatcagatccaAGCTGGATACCGAGGCGAGACGAGTCAGAGACGCCgaggagaagcttcagcaggagatcactgagctgaagaagagagaagctgaactgaagcagctctcactcacacacgaccACAACCAGTTTCTCCTCAATTACCGCTCACTGTCAGCACTCAGTCCATCGACACACTCGTCCACCATCCATGTCCGTCCTCTGAGACACTTTGAGGACGTGACAGTGGCTGtggcaaaggtcagaggtcaactgcAGGACTTCCTGACCGAGATGTGGACAAACATCTCACTGGCTGTGGCTGAAGTAGATGTTTtactgacagaaccagaaccagaaccaaagaccagagctgaattcttcagatattcacaggaaatcaaactggatccaaacacagctcaaacacgtctgttattatctgagggaaacagaaaagtgacaaCTATGGATAAAAATCAGTCTTATCCTGATCGCACAGACAGACTCACTCGTTATTATCAGGTTATGAGTAAAGAGAGTCTGACTGGAcgttgttactgggaggtggagTGGACAGGAGGCGGAGTTTCTGTAGCATTGACGTACAAGAACTTCAGCAGATCAGGTCCAGAAAGTTTATTTGGATACAATGACAAATCTTGGGCTTTATATTGTTACCAAAACAGATGTCTGTTTGTTCACAACAACATCAAGACTGACGTCTCAGATGTTACAGTCTCCAGAGTGGGAGTTTACCTGGACCACAGAGCAGgtcttctgtccttctacagagtctctgacaccatgactcTGCTCCACAAAGTCCAGACCACGTTCACTGAGACTCTCTATGCTggagtttgttttctctgtttttcacctgGAGACACAGCAGAGTTCTGTAAACTCAAATCATCTGGAGTTctttcagcagcagtgagttAA